In Lysobacter lycopersici, a genomic segment contains:
- a CDS encoding CDP-glycerol glycerophosphotransferase family protein — MKIDRRNPAHWLLLAGFWLQSALGIALRPLLRSRGTIVLYGHKLNGNLLALHRYMHANSGLGLRPVFLSMDRDYLRELQAQGIDACWAGGPGCAALLARAEALVSDHGLHTLGPWRGVYRKFGLRFFDVWHGFGFKGFDADDYRTLRRYDEVWVASETQREQYIRMAEFDPAIVRPTGYGRTDALVKRSLDADAVKRSLGLDPDTCGKLVLFAPTWQQDDPTRSMFPFGMSAGGFLDALEGFAQSMRATVLLRAHLNTALEGGGGRSCVVQVPFARFPDTEAILFACDALVCDWSSIAFDYLVLDRPTFFLDVPAPFAKGHSLGPECRFGPVVPGMDALLEGLRNALADPQGYWSAHGQAHLSTKDYVWGAYADGNATRRYVERLLSFREH, encoded by the coding sequence ATGAAGATCGACAGGCGCAATCCGGCGCACTGGCTGTTGCTCGCCGGTTTCTGGCTGCAGTCGGCGTTGGGCATCGCGCTGCGCCCGTTGCTGCGTTCGCGCGGAACCATCGTGCTGTACGGGCACAAGCTCAACGGCAACCTGCTGGCGCTGCATCGCTACATGCACGCGAATTCCGGCCTCGGGTTGCGCCCGGTGTTCCTGTCGATGGATCGCGATTACCTGCGCGAACTGCAAGCGCAGGGCATCGATGCCTGCTGGGCCGGCGGCCCCGGCTGCGCCGCGTTGCTGGCGCGCGCGGAAGCGCTGGTGAGCGACCACGGCCTGCATACGCTCGGGCCGTGGCGCGGCGTTTACCGCAAGTTCGGGCTGCGTTTCTTCGATGTCTGGCACGGCTTCGGCTTCAAGGGTTTCGATGCCGACGACTACCGCACGCTGCGTCGCTACGACGAGGTCTGGGTCGCCTCGGAAACGCAGCGCGAGCAATACATTCGCATGGCCGAGTTCGATCCCGCCATCGTCCGGCCCACCGGTTACGGCCGGACCGATGCGCTGGTGAAGCGCAGTCTCGATGCCGACGCGGTGAAGCGCAGCCTGGGGCTGGATCCGGACACCTGCGGCAAGCTGGTGTTGTTCGCGCCGACCTGGCAACAGGACGACCCGACGCGCAGCATGTTCCCGTTCGGGATGTCGGCCGGCGGTTTCCTCGATGCGCTTGAAGGTTTCGCGCAGTCGATGCGGGCCACGGTGCTGTTGCGCGCGCACCTCAACACTGCGCTGGAGGGCGGCGGCGGGCGCTCGTGCGTGGTGCAGGTTCCCTTCGCGCGGTTCCCGGATACCGAGGCGATCCTGTTCGCCTGCGATGCGCTGGTGTGCGATTGGTCCTCGATCGCGTTCGATTACCTGGTGCTCGACCGACCCACGTTTTTCCTCGACGTGCCGGCGCCGTTCGCCAAGGGGCATTCGCTCGGGCCCGAATGCAGGTTCGGCCCGGTCGTGCCGGGGATGGATGCGTTGCTGGAAGGTTTGCGGAACGCGCTGGCCGATCCGCAAGGTTACTGGTCGGCGCACGGGCAAGCGCACCTGTCGACGAAGGACTACGTCTGGGGCGCTTACGCGGATGGCAACGCGACCCGCCGTTACGTCGAGCGGCTGCTGAGTTTCCGCGAACACTGA
- the ispD gene encoding 2-C-methyl-D-erythritol 4-phosphate cytidylyltransferase produces MKEQQRNVAIVLASGTGSRFRSDTPKQLMKLAGKSVLEHTLACFETHPGIDEIIVVTSREHKSTIEEACVRAGYGKVSRIVIGGETRQQSSAAGIAAVPGDDHKILVHDAVRPLLDHGTIDRCLQALGRGDAVDTAIPASDTIIRVSEDSTIADIPDRSRLRLGQTPQAFRSGVLRKAHALAARESNLKVTDDCGLILHFGLGPVEVVAGDVNNIKITYPSDIYLADRIFQLRSRRVDGTANLDLSGKTIVVFGASRGIGKSIHDIAAAAGANVVAASRGSGVDISDENAVRATLRDARERFGRIDSVIATAGILRTGLITGQDYATIDEQLSTNLRGSIVVAREAFESMRGTGGSIALFTSSSYTRGRARYSIYSATKAAVVNLTQALSEEFLPFNVRINAINPERTATPMRTENFGVEPAEMLLSAESVAHATLSACMSPATGEVIDIRI; encoded by the coding sequence ATGAAAGAACAGCAAAGGAACGTCGCCATCGTCCTGGCATCCGGCACCGGGTCCAGGTTCCGGTCCGACACGCCGAAGCAACTCATGAAACTCGCAGGCAAAAGCGTGCTGGAACACACGCTGGCCTGCTTCGAAACGCATCCCGGCATCGATGAAATCATCGTGGTCACCTCGCGGGAACACAAAAGCACCATCGAGGAGGCGTGCGTCCGCGCCGGCTACGGGAAGGTCTCGCGCATCGTCATCGGCGGGGAAACCCGGCAACAGAGTTCCGCGGCGGGCATCGCCGCCGTGCCGGGCGACGACCACAAAATCCTCGTGCACGACGCGGTGCGGCCGCTGCTCGACCATGGAACCATCGACCGCTGCCTGCAGGCGCTCGGCCGCGGCGATGCGGTGGACACCGCGATTCCCGCCAGCGACACGATCATCCGTGTGAGCGAGGATTCCACAATCGCGGACATTCCCGACCGGTCGCGGTTGCGCCTCGGGCAGACGCCGCAGGCGTTCCGTTCCGGCGTATTGCGCAAGGCGCACGCCTTGGCAGCGCGGGAATCAAATCTCAAGGTCACCGACGATTGCGGGCTCATCCTTCATTTCGGCCTCGGCCCGGTCGAAGTCGTCGCCGGCGACGTCAACAACATCAAGATCACCTATCCGTCCGACATCTATCTCGCGGACCGGATCTTCCAGCTGCGTTCACGGCGCGTCGATGGCACCGCCAACCTCGACCTGTCGGGCAAGACCATCGTCGTCTTCGGCGCGAGCCGCGGCATCGGCAAGAGCATCCACGACATCGCCGCTGCGGCCGGCGCCAACGTGGTCGCGGCTTCGCGCGGCAGCGGCGTCGACATCTCCGACGAAAACGCGGTTCGCGCCACATTGCGCGATGCACGCGAACGGTTCGGGCGCATCGACTCGGTGATCGCGACCGCAGGCATCCTGCGCACCGGGCTGATCACAGGACAGGATTACGCGACCATCGACGAACAGCTTTCGACCAACCTGCGCGGGAGCATCGTCGTCGCGCGCGAGGCGTTCGAGTCCATGCGCGGAACAGGCGGCAGCATCGCCTTGTTCACTTCCAGTTCCTACACGCGCGGCCGCGCGCGGTACAGCATCTATTCGGCGACGAAGGCCGCGGTGGTCAACCTGACACAGGCCTTGAGCGAGGAATTCCTGCCGTTCAACGTTCGCATCAACGCGATCAACCCGGAACGCACCGCGACGCCCATGCGGACCGAGAACTTCGGCGTCGAACCCGCCGAGATGCTGCTCAGCGCGGAATCGGTGGCCCATGCCACCTTGTCGGCGTGCATGTCGCCCGCGACCGGGGAAGTCATCGACATCCGCATCTGA